One genomic region from Dromaius novaehollandiae isolate bDroNov1 chromosome 21, bDroNov1.hap1, whole genome shotgun sequence encodes:
- the LOC112987554 gene encoding G protein-activated inward rectifier potassium channel 4-like, which produces MELRRDSSSLCLRDGVGGCRPRSEEPRGRRNSIPPVQTPTAKHLLAYLPRPPTDASGYGTFPREPEAPASPTAEDSRQQAGSEPAKRRALLWNYLPLPCSTGVPGDQSLPQSRVSLTDSEAVVPARHRPGVAIDAEELPAYRRASRRDPPPPLRDAGTRWYPRHALSVPNVPGSARSKTPTRSVVSVPAAERLQNRRCKLIADDRLFGLASKQQRQRYVTKMGKCQVNLGNIQEKKRFLSDIFTTIVDLKYRWFLFVFMMCYIATWVVFGIIYFFDAWVRGDVNHIGDPEWKACIENVDNFLSALLFSVESQRTIGYGSRIVTANCPEGVILLMVQSIIGSMIDALMVGCMFVKISRPKKRAQTLIFSKNCVISHRDEKLCLMFRIGDLRDSHMVDAKIRAKLIKSRQTKEGEFIPLEQSELNLGYDTGEDRLFLVEPQIICHVINQRSPFWDMSAESLRREQFEIIIILEGIVEATGMTCQARTSYTEDEILWGYRFEPCMSLEKGAFRVDYSRFELTFEVQTPALSAKETQQMKELGRQDRSALSLPCEQPPQPCASADRSKAGGPAPAGGLWAR; this is translated from the exons ATGGAGCTGCGGCGGgacagcagcagcctctgcctgcGCGACGGCGTCGGCGGCTGCCGGCCGCGCTCCGAGGAGCCCCGCGGCCGGAGGAACTCCATCCCCCCCGTGCAGACCCCCACGGCCAAGCACCTGCTGGCCTACCTGCCCCGGCCGCCGACGGACGCCAGCGGGTACGGCACCTTCCCGCGGGAG CCTGAAGCCCCAGCCTCTCCCACGGCGGAAGACAGCCGGCAGCAAGCAGGCTCCGAACCCGCAAAGAGACGTGCCCTGCTATGGAACTAccttcccctgccctgcagcaccgGCGTCCCCGGCGACCAGTCGCTCCCGCAGAGCCGAGTGAGCTTAACGGACTCGGAGGCCGTCGTGCCCGCCAGGCACCGGCCCGGCGTCGCCATCGACGCCGAAGAACTGCCCGCGTACCGCCGAGCGTCGCGCCGCGACCCGCCCCCTCCGCTGCGGGACGCCGGCACCCGCTGGTACCCACGGCACGCGCTCAGCGTGCCGAACGTCCCCGGCTCGGCGCGGAGCAAAACGCCCACGCGCAGCGTCGTCTCCGTCCCCGCCGCGGAGAGGCTGCAGAACCGGCGCTGCAAACTCATCGCCGACGACCGGCTGTTCGGTCTAGCCAGCAAGCAGCAGCGCCAGCGATACGTGACCAAAATGGGCAAGTGCCAGGTGAACCTGGGCAATATCCAGGAGAAAAAGAGGTTCTTGTCTGACATTTTCACCACCATCGTGGACCTCAAGTACCGCTGGTTCCTCTTTGTCTTCATGATGTGCTATATTGCTACCTGGGTCGTCTTTGGCATCATCTATTTCTTTGATGCTTGGGTAAGGGGTGACGTCAACCACATCGGCGATCCGGAGTGGAAGGCGTGTATTGAGAACGTGGACAATTTCCTATCCGCCTTACTCTTCTCTGTGGAAAGCCAGAGGACCATCGGCTACGGCTCCAGGATCGTGACCGCCAACTGCCCCGAGGGCGTCATCCTGCTCATGGTGCAGTCCATCATCGGGTCCATGATCGACGCCCTGATGGTGGGGTGCATGTTCGTCAAGATCTCCAGGCCCAAGAAACGTGCCCAGACCTTAATCTTCAGCAAAAACTGCGTCATCTCCCACCGGGACGAGAAGCTCTGCCTGATGTTCCGCATTGGGGACCTCCGCGATAGCCACATGGTAGATGCGAAAATAAGAGCAAAGCTGATCAAATCGCGACAGACCAAAGAAGGGGAGTTCATCCCCTTGGAGCAGTCCGAGCTGAACCTGGGCTACGACACGGGAGAGGACAGACTGTTCCTGGTGGAGCCCCAAATCATCTGCCACGTGATCAATCAGCGCAGCCCTTTCTGGGACATGTCGGCAGAGTCCCTGAGAAGGGAGCAGTTCGAAATCATCATAATCCTTGAGGGCATTGTGGAAGCCACAG GGATGACGTGTCAAGCCCGCACCTCCTACACGGAGGACGAGATCCTCTGGGGATACCGCTTTGAACCCTGCATGTCGCTGGAGAAGGGAGCCTTCCGCGTGGACTACAGCAGGTTTGAGCTGACGTTCGAGGTGCAGACGCCCGCGCTGAGCGCGAAGGAGACGCAGCAGATGAAGGAGCTGGGGCGGCAGGACCGCTCCGCGCTGAGCCTCCCCTGCGAGCAGCCGCCGCAGCCGTGCGCCTCGGCGGACAGGAGCAAGGCGGgggggccggccccggcgggggggctcTGGGCACGCTGA